In Drosophila busckii strain San Diego stock center, stock number 13000-0081.31 chromosome 3R, ASM1175060v1, whole genome shotgun sequence, the sequence ATGAATGCCAAACAGTGCGTCAACTTGCTGTCTCGTAAACTGGGTCGCAAGGTTTGGTTCTTCGGGGATACGTACAGCGAATTGGATGCCATTGTCTATAGCTATTTGGCCATAATCTACAAAATAACACTGCCACACAATCCTCTGCAGAATCACATAAAAGGCTGTCAAAATCTAGTGAATTTCATCAATCGCATCACTAAGGACATATTTCGCAATGAGTGCTATAGCTCTATAAAACTAACGAAAGGTTCAAGTGGCACCGACAGTACACTAACGCCCTCAGAGCGTAAATTTCTAGAAACTGAGCTAAATACCAAAATTGTAGCAGGCGTGGGCGCTCTGATGGCAATGGGCGCATTTGCTGCATGGCGCGGCGTTTATAATCAGGTGAGGATGACGATATTAGGTTAAGATTAaagtattttgttaatttaagttttgttatTAGCTTtggtataaattatttatttggctgCAAGTTATATACGACTAAATTCGAAATCGAAATTAAATCAACCTAAAATAATAAGAGCgacaaattctttttatttcttcacaGCTTACAATACGCTCGTCTGCAGATTTTGATGGCATTGAAGATGATGAGCTTGAAGAGGTCATGGATTAGTTTATGCTCCGTCTATGTGTAGTTGTAATAAtcgttgtatatttttaatatgtaatGAGAGCATAACTGTCgcctatttttaaaaaatgcacagcaacaaatgttatgTCCCAaggcaaaatgtttaaatgaaaggatacatacacatgtgtattTAATGTTATGTATATGAAGCTATAACTTTTTGAAAACTGTATTTTAGTAACAAACTGCATCGCCATggattataaaatttaaaagaaattgttaCACCCATTTACTATTTGCTGTAAtacattacattttattaaatgtctaAGCTTAgcattatacatataaactaaTATTATGGTTGTAAAAAAGTGGTTAGTTGATGTATTCTTCTGCTGTACGGAAGCACGATTGCTAtgcgatttatattttaagcgcCTCTTGCAGCTTTCGTCTTGCCACGCCTACACGATCTTCCTGCTTGCGTATATCGTCCTCGGAGATGATAACAGCATGCATTAGGGGCTGTTCGGGATTCATAAACGCTATGGCATTCTTGCTAAGTTCAGTTTTTGTGCAGCTTTGTCCATGTACGCCAGCATTGAGCATATGGAGCGCAGTGGCTACGGATTGCAAGACCGTCTGTTCATTAACATTTGGACCAACAGTGCGTATGGTCTTGGGCAGTGAAATATCGTCCAACTCTTCTCCGTTATCATGACAGGCACGCAAACGCTCCAACCGTTTCTCCCAGAACATCTGTTTGGGCTTCTCCTGGGCACCATGCTTAGCATCGTGTTTCACCTTGCTGGGCTCATGGTTGCGCACAACTGTCACCGGCTGTTTGAAAATGG encodes:
- the LOC108603783 gene encoding methyl-CpG-binding domain protein 2 isoform X2, with protein sequence MQMNPNITIERKRVDCSALPKGWQREEAGIDVFYYSRALRTDVSLVPPIRQTASIFKQPVTVVRNHEPSKVKHDAKHGAQEKPKQMFWEKRLERLRACHDNGEELDDISLPKTIRTVGPNVNEQTVLQSVATALHMLNAGVHGQSCTKTELSKNAIAFMNPEQPLMHAVIISEDDIRKQEDRVGVARRKLQEALKI